In Bactrocera oleae isolate idBacOlea1 chromosome 5, idBacOlea1, whole genome shotgun sequence, a genomic segment contains:
- the LOC106625686 gene encoding outer dynein arm-docking complex subunit 4 translates to MIEVPVLPWEKIDWSDERVQKIYLDWGVFNTHKQQLDIAANYYDKSLELKADDARALVYRSLCKRDIAQTEGALEDALAALEIEPQNAHINQEICQALHELNQFENCKVELHNNSRKYIGRKATRFINKLIVIDENFNDTVGDTLSPFILRNEKIFADVLAFLEREKYVDPRPLWKVLYEQGKCDVLSILEKEEVLLSPREVARRERAFRVFNQIYYNKSWIDVLFLKSLRENPNLLLPQNKVSTPFLRNLVNTKYDVVKKFLKMLQARSPVYTEQLRKCPNRKIWEAQRQKHLNHIQYQTRRNMLTILRTIRQLRALGKIKQLSKYVEEVMGDYVVLKTHRVMPWKFEFINEVYNTLALAYADIYTAPPDMNIHYDTRNRLIRLLKVPIDKNKDRSLKFVFGDKSTYQEPDAIDFPLLAYKRYLARLEKRMHFAKYSIEKCYLLYEIAQSHLSQSRFEECCSVARKAIEESKNCNSYLWRFLSTLLICKSHAVLHKVERGRDALNEAYECAALLKSEELLHFIDVCRVSIETEISMKKRAQSVDSVRRRKSRSSIASSHLSQMSSGSGNTNQEEKKEDDEFE, encoded by the exons ATGATAGAAGTACCGGTTTTGCCATGGGAGAAGATCGACTGGAGCGATGAACGTGTACAGAAAATCTATCTCGATTGGGGTGTATTCAATACCCACAAACAACAATTGGATATTGCGGCGAATTATTATGATAAATCATTAGAATTGAAAGCAGATGATGCACGGGCGCTGGTTTACCGAAGTCTTTGTAAACGCGACATTGCCCAAACAGAGGGCGCCTTGGAAGACGCTTTGGCTGCGTTGG AGATTGAACCTCAAAACGCGCATATTAATCAAGAAATATGTCAAGCGCTGCACGAGTTGAATCAGTTTGAAAATTGCAAGGTAGAACTTCATAATAATTCTCGAAAATATATCGGTAGAAAGGCAACGAGGTTTATAAATAAGCTCATTGTG ATCGACGAAAACTTCAACGATACAGTCGGCGATACGTTAAGTCCCTTCATACTAAGAAATGAGAAGATTTTCGCTGATGTTTTGGCATTTTTGGAGCGTGAGAAATACGTTGATCCACGACCACTATGGAAAGTACTATACGAGCAGGGTAAATGCGATGTGCTCAGCATACTCGAAAAGGAG GAAGTACTGCTGTCACCACGAGAGGTCGCTAGAAGGGAGCGCGCTTTTAGGGTCTTCAATCAAATATATTACAACAAAAGTTGGATTGATGTATTATTTTTGAAGAGTCTGCGTGAAAATCCCAATTTACTATTGCCACAAAACAAAGTGTCCACGCCATTTTTGCGAAATCTTGTGAATACCAAATATGATGTGGTTAAAAAGTTCCTG AAAATGTTACAAGCACGTAGTCCGGTCTACACTGAGCAATTGCGTAAATGTCCCAATAGAAAGATTTGGGAAGCTCAGCGTCAGAAACATTTGAATCATATACAATACCAAACTCGTCGTAATATGCTAACGATCTTACGTACAATACGGCAATTACGCGCTTTGGGCAAAATTAAA cAACTCAGCAAATATGTCGAGGAAGTAATGGGCGATTATGTGGTATTGAAGACGCACCGCGTAATGCCGTGGAAATTCGAATTCATCAATGAAGTCTACAATACCTTGGCATTAGCATATGCCGATATTTACACCGCACCACCGGACATGAATATACATTATGATACAAGGAATCGTCTCATACGTCTCTTAAAAGTACCAATCGATAAAAATAAGGATCGCAGCTTGAAATTCGTGTTTGGAGACAAGTCCACATATCAAGAGCCTGATGCCATCGATTTCCCACTGCTAGCTTACAA aaGGTATTTGGCACGTTTGGAGAAGCGTATGCATTTCGCTAAATATTCGATCGAAAAGTGTTATTTGCTCTACGAGATCGCACAGAGCCACTTGTCGCAGAGTCGCTTTGAAGAGTGTTGCTCTGTGGCGCGTAAGGCAATTGAAG AATCGAAGAATTGCAATAGCTACTTGTGGCGCTTCTTGAGCACGTTGCTCATTTGCAAATCTCATGCGGTATTGCATAAAGTCGAAAGGGGTCGAGATGCACTCAATGAGGCTTACGAGTGCGCTGCCTTGTTAAAGAGTGAAGAACTCTTACATTTCATTGATGTATGTCGCGTATCGATCGAAACGGAAATATCGATGAAGAAGCGTGCACAATCCGTCGATTCGGTGCGCAGACGCAAGAGTCGTTCGTCGATTGCCAGCAGTCATTTGTCGCAAATGTCCAGTGGTTCGGGAAATACGAATCAAGAGGAGAAGAAGGAAGATGatgaatttgaataa